The Leptodactylus fuscus isolate aLepFus1 chromosome 3, aLepFus1.hap2, whole genome shotgun sequence genome has a segment encoding these proteins:
- the MRPL19 gene encoding LOW QUALITY PROTEIN: large ribosomal subunit protein bL19m (The sequence of the model RefSeq protein was modified relative to this genomic sequence to represent the inferred CDS: substituted 1 base at 1 genomic stop codon) encodes MLSAXRSQHGINMAACRRSLLLARYRTGILTPARLLSDGEPTTFKPPVKPLIIDKSVSQESQKRFLSPEFIPPRSRKSPLKYYMERQDMIERRKVLNIPEFYVGSIVAVTMADPHANKKSNRFVGLCIERSGHGLGGTFLLRNVIDGQGVEIRYELYNPLIQEIQVLKLEKRVDEKLLYLRDALPEYSTIDVNMKPALSMGLEVPVNKMQVRMKPRPWSKRWEQEKHNIKGINFDYYLLEKHKVRAKKSAKPWQKFDMLMEYDTSKIEKAILEEINQKLSQDSSRTGA; translated from the exons ATGCTCTCAGCCTGACGGTCTCAGCACGGGATAAACATGGCGGCGTGCAGGAGGTCATTGCTCCTAGCTCGGTACCGGACAG GGATTTTGACCCCTGCCAGACTTCTTAGCGATGGAGAACCTACAACCTTCAAGCCTCCTGTTAAGCCGCTAATAATAGATAAGTCCGTGTCTCAAGAATCCCAGAAAAG GTTTTTGAGCCCAGAATTTATACCCCCTCGGAGCAGGAAAAGCCCCCTTAAGTACTACATGGAAAGACAAGACATGATCGAGAGGAGAAAAGTCCTAAACATTCCTGAGTTCTACGTAG GAAGTATTGTTGCAGTTACAATGGCTGATCCTCATGCAAACAAAAAGAGCAACAGATTTGTAGGCCTTTGCATAGAAAGATCCGGACACGGCTTGGGGGGAACATTTTTGCTGCGAAATGTTATTGATGGACAAG GTGTGGAAATAAGGTACGAGTTGTACAATCCCCTTATCCAGGAAATTCAAGTGTTAAAGCTTGAGAAGAGAGTGGATGAGAAGCTGCTGTACCTGCGCGATGCCCTCCCTGAATACAGCACTATCGATGTTAATATGAAGCCTGCCCTATCTATGGGCCTAGAAGTCCCTGTGAACAAG ATGCAAGTGAGGATGAAGCCACGACCTTGGTCCAAAAGATGGGAACAAGAAAAACACAACATTAAAGGGATCAACTTTGATTATTATCTTCTGGAGAAACACAAGGTGAGGGCTAAGAAGTCGGCCAAGCCTTGGCAGAAGTTTGATATGCTGATGGAGTATGACACCAGCAAAATAGAGAAGGCGATATTAGAGGAAATCAACCAAAAACTCTCTCAGGATAGTAGCAGAACCGGCGCGTGA